A stretch of the Cydia amplana chromosome 6, ilCydAmpl1.1, whole genome shotgun sequence genome encodes the following:
- the LOC134649174 gene encoding uncharacterized protein LOC134649174, translated as MERQHCNPLQNFDDSKSEILKKRLLKSSSAPACNNLAPTGSQHNVLLNTLRTPIASSMIVSSVGSGQGSLPLQHGLMTHSLAPVKLHPNPTPYPLQLSTVHVPVQIPGTSANINVPVQLSGPSSSVPLQIAPVSLPIQVSGTTSVPVQLPAGDTINVPLQIPGASQNIQLGAPGMQSMPILQSSSQPMSSIIHVHMGSNPRSNSMDNGSDMTVTSSSQLQAVTSGAQVQMGNNSTVMQIPSSVNNSIQLALPNSVGSGTVQLRGATRNVPHVVYIQTPQGLKPVTSTDVISQASTSGNPPQIIVRRPVTSNSNIHLISNVNNKPNIAPKIGQGKTVLAPAANPPIVIQKPKSNEKMIVPVTIAPGNAGKQAIAYLSSVKKPNTKNMADNQSILISNNQTTVNSNNQKLFLTPMTMPKIQNTKFILPVTLPATMASKGPIINLQIANGQIQNDPQGNITVMRDSAGLESADMPPLQPLAKMGNVNGNSKEANPVPQSPNKCETYTISIPGSRAEPTDEQGTYTLSIPETNASMNDDIYTVSIADDEDQSREKSFTLAIPEKGKSLLNRNMIERNEVGSHVTIAAPAILRRSNSDNSERKASNANLKRRISLCNENFTNKNMKFTPPLPKPAEKSEEPPDSDNNDDHRVPSLFCDEKLDKDLDCKVVLGDSDEEYKEKKELEAKSLLYYQKDMKNERMKRESVDSALEEDPPGLFWNNGIAQLHGSTLQFQTNEFGLIDLIDGSDPEELPLPPSAKYHTPLKQRLERPREKKPTSPEDLYRCDGCGCHGMAAEFITPNFCSLTCQSDVQKVTQKKRDRERAELTRRRNKMKKLLMRKQHDEPMDEPAKPDDEKLSDDVIDEKYPWMCGKNGFSWMRYLDFCKAKAAPVKLFKDPFPYNRNGFKVGMRMEAIDPQRASVWAVVSVAEVQGYRLRLHFDSYPDLHDYWVNADCGDMFPAGWCERNQRALRPPAAHQPGFSWPMYLKQLRAVAAPRHLFPHITTTTVKPNAFRIGMKLEAEDRKNDMVCVATVADMLDARLLINFDSWDDMYDVWLDPTSPYIHPVGWAEENDISLTPPNFYKDPESFSWESYLAETGAAAAPPRAFKTRPPQGFKPGMKLEVVDKRVPFLIRVASVSEVKGHQVRVSFDGWPDELSYWLDDDSPDIHPVGWCLKTGHPLEPPLTAEEAVVLGPCGVGGCRGLGSLRGGAHKQHVAASACPYRAPASPAPPDRLAAERPTRPLGRPPKTAETLTPTSDTHTHKEKPTRGRPPKHKRVEEVSKADPASDEESISSSNAASSRRWRGRRLRSPREPRELRADVHRHIAALQLPSRPDIWTQEEVGMLVSVVGGAAAGAAARQARLAGRELLMASREELVACLHIRLGPAVKVYGAVRQLRRAIT; from the exons ATGGAGAGACAGCATTGTAATCCACTTCAAAACTTTGACGATTCTAAAAgtgagattttgaaaaaaagatTACTTAAATCGAGCAGCGCTCCCGCCTGTAACAATCTAGCTCCGACCGGTTCGCAGCACAATGTGCTGCTGAATACTTTGCGC aCGCCGATAGCGAGCAGCATGATCGTATCTTCGGTGGGTAGCGGGCAGGGCTCGCTGCCGCTGCAGCACGGGCTGATGACGCACTCGCTGGCGCCGGTGAAGCTGCACCCGAATCCCACGCCGTACCCCCTCCAGCTGTCCACGGTGCACGTCCCGGTACAGATCCCCGGCACGAGCGCCAACATCAACGTGCCCGTCCAGCTCTCTGGACCAAGCAGTAGTGTACCTTTACAAATAGCCCCCGTCAGTCTTCCAATACAAGTGTCCGGGACTACCAGTGTGCCAGTTCAGTTGCCAGCGGGAGACACTATCAATGTACCTCTGCAAATCCCTGGCGCTAGTCAGAACATACAACTTGGGGCTCCGGGTATGCAATCTATGCCAATTTTGCAAAGCTCTAGTCAGCCAATGAGTTCTATTATACATGTGCATATGGGGTCTAATCCTAGGTCTAACAGTATGGATAATGGTAGTGATATGACAGTGACAAGTTCTTCGCAGTTACAAGCTGTAACTTCAGGAGCTCAAGTGCAAATGGGGAACAATTCTACCGTTATGCAGATACCGAGTTCAGTTAATAACTCAATACAGTTAGCGCTTCCTAATTCGGTCGGTTCTGGAACTGTGCAGCTGAGAGGGGCCACGAGGAATGTGCCTCATGTGGTTTACATCCAGACTCCGCAAGGGCTGAAGCCAGTCACAAGCACTGATGTCATCAGCCAAGCCAGCACCAGTGGAAATCCTCCACAGATCATAGTCAGGAGACct GTCACCAGCAACTCCAACATACATTTAATATCAAATGTAAACAACAAACCAAATATTGCGCCAAAAATTGGTCAGGGCAAGACTGTTTTGGCCCCAGCGGCTAACCCACCAATAGTTATCCAGAAACCTAAAAGCAATGAGAAGATGATAGTCCCAGTCACCATTGCCCCCGGGAATGCGGGGAAGCAAGCCATAGCCTACCTCAGCTCAGTCAAGAAacctaacactaaaaacatgGCTGATAATCAGTCTATCCTAATCTCAAATAACCAGACAACTGTTAACTCTAACAACCAGAAGCTATTTCTAACTCCGATGACCATGCCAAAAATCCAAAACACAAAGTTTATCCTGCCAGTAACCCTCCCAGCCACTATGGCGTCCAAAGGACCTATCATTAATCTGCAAATAGCTAATGGACAAATACAGAATGATCCTCAAGGCAATATTACTGTCATGAGAGACAGTGCTGGCTTAGAATCAGCAGATATGCCACCGTTACAGCCTCTAGCAAAAATGGGTAATGTCAATGGGAATAGTAAAGAAGCTAATCCGGTTCCACAGAGTCCGAACAAATGTGAAACATACACAATATCCATTCCTGGGTCCCGAGCGGAGCCTACAGATGAACAAGGCACTTATACACTCTCAATACCAGAAACTAACGCTTCTATGAATGATGATATTTACACAGTTTCAATAGCTGATGATGAGGATCAGAGTCGGGAAAAGTCCTTCACTCTAGCCATACCGGAAAAAGGAAAGAGTTTGTTGAATAGGAACATGATAGAAAGGAATGAAGTTGGTTCCCATGTCACGATAGCGGCTCCTGCCATCTTGAGGCGCTCAAACTCCGATAACAGCGAAAGAAAAGCTTCCAACGCTAATTTAAAGAGGCGGATATCGCTCTGCAACGaaaattttaccaataaaaacaTGAAATTTACGCCACCGCTGCCAAAACCGGCGGAAAAATCCGAAGAACCTCCAGATTCTGACAATAACGACGATCATCGCGTGCCTTCTCTATTCTGCGACGAAAAGTTAGACAAGGACTTAGATTGCAAAGTCGTTCTCGGCGATTCCGACGAGGAATACAAGGAGAAGAAAGAACTAGAAGCCAAGAGCTTACTGTACTATCAAAAAGATATGAAGAACGAGAGAATGAAAAGGGAGAGCGTGGATAGCGCGTTAGAGGAAGACCCTCCTGGATTATTCTGGAACAACGGAATAGCGCAGCTGCACGGCAGCACGCTACAGTtccaaacaaatgaattcgggCTTATAGATCTCATAGACGGTTCAGATCCTGAAGAATTACCTCTCCCTCCGAGCGCGAAATACCACACGCCTCTAAAACAGCGTTTGGAACGTCCACGTGAAAAGAAACCAACATCCCCCGAGGACCTCTACCGATGTGACGGCTGCGGCTGCCACGGGATGGCAGCAGAGTTCATAACCCCTAACTTCTGCAGTCTCACATGCCAAAGCGATGTACAAAAGGTGACACAAAAGAAGCGAGATCGCGAGCGCGCGGAACTAACTCGCCGGAGGAACAAAATGAAGAAACTCCTCATGAGGAAACAGCATGATGAACCGATGGATGAACCAGCCAAACCTGACGATGAAAAGCTATCCGATGATGTGATAGATGAGAAATATCCATGGATGTGCGGGAAGAACGGTTTTTCTTGGATGCGGTATCTGGACTTCTGTAAAGCGAAGGCGGCGCCGGTGAAGTTGTTTAAGGACCCGTTCCCGTACAACCGGAACGGGTTTAAGGTCGGCATGCGGATGGAGGCGATAGACCCGCAGCGCGCGTCCGTCTGGGCCGTGGTGTCTGTGGCTGAAGTGCAG GGCTACCGGCTCCGCCTCCACTTCGACTCGTACCCCGACCTCCACGACTACTGGGTGAACGCGGACTGCGGCGACATGTTCCCGGCCGGCTGGTGCGAGCGCAACCAGCGCGCGCTGCGCCCGCCCGCCGCGCACCAGCCCGGCTTCAGCTGGCCCATGTACCTCAAGCAGCTGCGCGCCGTCGCGGCGCCCCGGCACCTGTTCCCGCACATCACCACCACG ACTGTAAAACCCAACGCCTTCCGCATCGGCATGAAGCTCGAGGCCGAGGACCGCAAGAACGACATGGTGTGCGTCGCCACCGTCGCCGACATGCTCGACGCGCGGCTGCTGATCAACTTCGACTCGTGGGACGACATGTACGACGTGTGGCTGGATCCCACGTCGCCGTACATACATCCTGTCGGCTGGGCCGAGGAGAACGACATCTCGCTCACACCTCCTAATT TCTACAAGGACCCGGAGTCGTTCTCGTGGGAGAGCTACCTGGCGGAGACGGGGGCCGCGGCGGCGCCCCCGCGGGCCTTCAAGACGCGCCCGCCGCAGGGCTTCAAGCCCGGCATGAAGCTCGAGGTCGTCGACAAGAGG gTCCCGTTCCTGATCCGCGTAGCCAGCGTAAGCGAAGTGAAGGGCCACCAGGTCCGCGTCTCGTTCGACGGCTGGCCGGACGAGCTCTCGTATTGGCTGGACGATGACTCGCCTGACATCCACCCGGTCGGCTGGTGCTTGAAGACCGGACACCCACTAGAACCACCACTGA CGGCGGAGGAGGCCGTGGTGCTGGGCCCCTGCGGCGTGGGCGGCTGCCGCGGGCTGGGCTcgctgcgcggcggcgcgcacaAGCAGCACGTGGCGGCTTCCGCCTGCCCCTACCGCGCGCCCGcctcgcccgcgccgcccgaccGCCTCGCTGCTGAGCGACCCACGAG GCCCCTCGGTCGGCCTCCGAAAACGGCTGAAACGCTGACTCCTACCAGCGACACGCACACACACAAGGAGAA acCCACAAGAGGAAGACCTCCAAAACATAAGAGGGTGGAAGAAGTCTCGAAAGCTGACCCA GCGTCTGACGAGGAATCAATATCGAGCAGTAACGCGGCCAGCAGCCGGCGCTGGCGCGGCCGCCGCCTGCGCTCGCCGCGCGAGCCGCGGGAGCTGCGCGCCGACGTGCACAGGCACATCGCCGCGCTGCAGCTGCCGAGCCGGCCAGATATATGGACGCAG GAGGAGGTGGGCATGCTGGTGTCCGTggtgggcggcgcggcggcgggcgcggcggcgcggcaggcGAGGCTCGCGGGCCGGGAGCTGCTCATGGCGTCCCGGGAGGAGCTGGTCGCCTGCCTGCACATCCGGCTCGGCCCGGCCGTCAAG GTGTACGGCGCCGTTCGGCAGTTACGACGCGCGATCACATGA